One genomic region from Conexibacter woesei DSM 14684 encodes:
- a CDS encoding FG-GAP-like repeat-containing protein, whose product MRDRARVLRAIALGAAAAVLAVAVQADAAVTFGAAADYPVGDAPRSLATGDLDGDGAPDLVTADSDASSVSVLLGSGSGVFGARTAYPAGSVPFGVATGEFGGDGRLDVVATDAAGNTLGLLAGDGAGALAAPTPFMAGATPAGVATGDFDGDGDLDAATANFSGANVSVLHGDGAGGFAPAVGYEVGFQPIAIVAADLDGDDDLDLAVANQLTANVSTLLNDGSGTFARPVLAYPAGFTPSALAAGDFDGDGATDLAVVNTAFSRLSILSGEGDGAFAAPVEYEPGAAPAGVASADFDGDGDLDLAVSLQLPDDSAVVILENDGTGAFTLSPTSHPVAAGAGAIVARDLNGDRRPDVAVAGQAANAVSVLLNSGQPAISVTPASLDFGSVAVGQPSASRTVTVTNPAGNAALHVDALELIGAAAGDFAVAAEDCTGAPLLVGDGCTIELRATPTASGARAATLQLAEDAPGEPATVALAIAGVASDPPARPGAASAGPATPAGPPPSARSRLLLSDVSGSPYCLAQAGRRRAGAARDITISYTLSHAAQMTFALQRRARPPAPIRTVCPRRPTGGRALPVAYVDVTTGQLLAPAAKARAAAVAGRPVSVTVAASAGHNSFPLSRLLAGRRPRPGSYRVLLSGRRADGERSRRAAVKFPVLR is encoded by the coding sequence ATGAGAGATCGTGCTCGCGTCCTGCGCGCGATCGCGCTGGGCGCTGCCGCCGCGGTGCTGGCGGTCGCAGTCCAGGCCGACGCGGCCGTGACGTTCGGCGCAGCCGCCGACTATCCCGTCGGCGACGCCCCGCGCAGCCTCGCGACGGGCGACCTCGACGGCGACGGAGCACCCGACCTCGTGACGGCGGACTCCGACGCGAGCAGCGTCTCCGTGCTGCTCGGCAGCGGATCCGGCGTCTTCGGCGCACGGACCGCGTACCCGGCCGGGTCCGTCCCGTTCGGCGTCGCGACGGGCGAGTTCGGCGGCGACGGCAGACTCGACGTCGTCGCGACCGACGCCGCTGGGAACACGCTCGGGCTGCTCGCCGGCGACGGCGCGGGAGCGCTCGCCGCGCCGACTCCGTTCATGGCCGGCGCCACCCCCGCCGGGGTCGCGACCGGCGACTTCGACGGCGACGGCGATCTCGACGCCGCGACAGCGAACTTCAGCGGCGCGAACGTGTCGGTGCTGCACGGCGACGGCGCCGGCGGCTTCGCCCCCGCGGTCGGCTACGAGGTCGGCTTCCAGCCGATCGCGATCGTCGCCGCGGACCTCGACGGCGACGACGATCTCGACCTCGCGGTCGCCAACCAGCTCACCGCGAACGTCTCGACCCTGCTCAACGACGGCAGCGGAACGTTCGCGAGACCCGTGCTCGCGTACCCCGCCGGGTTCACGCCGAGCGCGCTCGCCGCGGGCGACTTCGACGGCGACGGCGCGACCGACCTCGCGGTCGTCAACACTGCCTTCAGCAGACTCTCGATCCTGTCCGGCGAGGGCGACGGCGCCTTCGCGGCGCCCGTCGAGTACGAACCGGGCGCCGCCCCCGCCGGTGTCGCGAGCGCCGACTTCGACGGCGACGGGGACCTCGATCTCGCTGTCAGCCTCCAGCTGCCGGACGACAGCGCGGTCGTGATCCTCGAGAACGACGGGACTGGAGCGTTCACCCTCTCGCCCACGAGCCATCCGGTCGCGGCCGGCGCGGGCGCGATCGTCGCCCGCGACCTCAACGGCGACCGGCGCCCCGACGTCGCGGTCGCCGGCCAGGCCGCGAACGCCGTCTCGGTGCTGCTCAACAGCGGGCAGCCGGCGATCTCCGTCACTCCGGCCAGCCTCGACTTCGGCAGCGTCGCAGTCGGCCAGCCCAGCGCCTCCCGCACGGTGACCGTCACCAACCCGGCCGGCAACGCCGCGCTGCACGTCGACGCGCTGGAGCTGATCGGCGCCGCCGCCGGCGACTTCGCCGTCGCCGCGGAGGACTGCACCGGCGCCCCGCTGCTCGTCGGCGACGGCTGCACGATCGAGCTGCGTGCGACGCCGACCGCTTCCGGCGCGCGCGCCGCGACCCTGCAGCTCGCCGAGGACGCGCCCGGCGAGCCGGCGACCGTCGCGCTGGCCATCGCCGGCGTCGCGTCCGATCCGCCCGCGAGACCGGGAGCGGCATCGGCTGGGCCGGCCACACCAGCCGGGCCGCCGCCGTCCGCCCGCTCCCGTCTGCTGCTGAGCGACGTCTCCGGCTCGCCCTACTGCCTCGCGCAGGCGGGCAGACGACGTGCCGGCGCCGCCCGCGACATCACGATCTCGTACACGCTCAGCCACGCTGCGCAGATGACGTTCGCGCTCCAGCGGCGCGCCCGCCCACCGGCGCCGATCCGCACGGTCTGCCCGCGCCGGCCGACCGGCGGCAGAGCGCTCCCGGTCGCCTACGTCGACGTGACGACCGGGCAGCTGCTCGCGCCCGCGGCGAAAGCCCGCGCGGCCGCGGTCGCCGGACGTCCGGTCAGCGTCACGGTCGCGGCGAGCGCGGGCCACAACAGCTTCCCGCTCTCGCGGCTGCTCGCGGGCAGACGGCCGCGGCCCGGCTCGTACCGGGTCCTGCTGTCGGGCAGACGCGCCGACGGCGAGCGCTCGCGGCGCGCGGCGGTGAAGTTCCCCGTCCTGAGATAG
- a CDS encoding ABC transporter ATP-binding protein yields the protein MTSDAPYSSRARILWSFARPHRGKLALGLVLGLVGSAGGLAAPMVTKWVLDALAASDSLAWPVAALLGLAVVGAAVSWYQWTLLGSLGERVVLDARRAIVTRYLGATVPALTARPSGELVTRATSDTVLLREAASSSVVGLINGTVMLIGTLVLMGVLDLVLLATTIGAVVIVGILFALLMPGIAVAQERSQEHIGRLGGVLEGAVRAIRTVKASQAEERLSRQILTEAEASAEHSIRAVRREALAWSIAWTGVQLAIVLILSIGAWRVSEGQLEVSSLIAFLLYAFGLMEPISELTEETTTLQAGIAAAGRIREVEQLELERDERVARPELAVSPTRSGASAPPILELRDVSAAYGPGLPRAVDRVSLTIPRRGHVAIVGPSGAGKTTLLSLLLRFLEPQGGELRLAGTPYSALTHAQVRERFAYVEQDTPVVPGTIGDNLRFSHPQADEDELRRVLAAVRLDDPASGIAGRLDEPLANGSVSGGQRQRIALARAILRNPEVLLLDEATAQLDGLTEASIHASVRRQAEQGAVVTVAHRLSTVVDADVIVVMEAGRIRTRGTHSELLARDPLYQRLVEALRLDRPAQEPASAPATS from the coding sequence ATGACTTCCGACGCTCCGTACTCCTCACGTGCCCGGATCCTCTGGTCGTTCGCCCGGCCGCACCGCGGGAAGCTGGCGCTCGGGCTCGTCCTCGGCTTGGTCGGCTCGGCGGGCGGCCTCGCGGCGCCGATGGTCACGAAGTGGGTGCTCGACGCGCTCGCGGCGTCGGACTCGCTCGCGTGGCCGGTCGCGGCGCTGCTCGGGCTGGCGGTCGTCGGCGCGGCGGTGTCGTGGTACCAGTGGACGCTGCTCGGCTCGCTCGGCGAGCGGGTCGTGCTCGACGCCCGCCGCGCGATCGTCACGCGCTACCTCGGCGCGACGGTGCCGGCGCTGACCGCGAGACCCAGCGGCGAGCTCGTCACGCGCGCGACCTCGGACACCGTGCTGCTGCGGGAGGCGGCCTCCTCCAGCGTCGTCGGCCTGATCAACGGGACCGTGATGCTGATCGGGACGCTCGTCCTGATGGGCGTGCTCGACCTGGTCCTGCTGGCGACCACAATCGGCGCCGTCGTGATCGTCGGCATCCTCTTCGCCCTGCTGATGCCGGGGATCGCCGTCGCGCAGGAGAGATCGCAGGAGCACATCGGCAGGCTCGGCGGGGTGCTCGAAGGCGCGGTCCGCGCGATCCGCACCGTCAAGGCCAGCCAGGCCGAGGAGCGGCTGTCGCGGCAGATCCTCACGGAGGCGGAGGCGTCAGCCGAGCACAGCATCAGAGCGGTGCGCCGCGAGGCGCTCGCATGGAGCATCGCGTGGACCGGTGTGCAGCTCGCGATCGTCCTGATCCTCAGCATCGGCGCCTGGCGCGTCAGCGAGGGCCAGCTCGAGGTCTCCAGCCTGATCGCGTTCCTGCTCTACGCCTTCGGCCTGATGGAGCCGATCTCGGAGCTGACCGAGGAGACCACGACGCTGCAGGCCGGGATCGCCGCGGCGGGACGGATCCGCGAGGTCGAGCAGCTGGAGCTGGAGCGCGACGAGCGCGTCGCGCGGCCCGAGCTGGCCGTCTCGCCGACGAGATCCGGCGCGAGTGCGCCGCCGATCCTCGAGCTGCGCGACGTCAGCGCCGCCTACGGACCCGGGCTGCCGCGCGCGGTCGACCGCGTCAGCCTGACGATCCCGCGCCGCGGCCACGTCGCGATCGTCGGCCCGTCCGGCGCCGGCAAGACGACACTGCTGTCGCTGCTGCTGCGCTTCCTCGAACCGCAGGGCGGCGAGCTGCGGCTCGCCGGCACGCCCTACTCGGCGTTGACGCACGCGCAGGTGCGCGAGCGGTTCGCCTACGTCGAGCAGGACACCCCGGTCGTCCCCGGCACGATCGGCGACAACCTCCGCTTCAGCCACCCGCAGGCGGACGAGGACGAGCTGCGGCGCGTGCTCGCCGCCGTGCGGCTCGACGACCCGGCGAGCGGCATCGCCGGCCGGCTCGACGAGCCGCTCGCGAACGGCTCGGTCTCCGGCGGCCAGCGTCAACGGATCGCGCTCGCGCGCGCGATCCTGCGCAACCCCGAGGTGCTGCTGCTCGACGAGGCGACCGCGCAGCTCGACGGCCTCACCGAGGCGTCGATCCACGCCAGCGTCCGGCGGCAGGCCGAGCAGGGCGCCGTCGTGACCGTCGCCCACCGGCTCTCGACCGTCGTCGACGCCGATGTGATCGTCGTGATGGAGGCCGGCCGGATCCGGACGCGCGGCACCCACTCCGAGCTGCTCGCGCGCGACCCGCTCTATCAGCGGCTCGTGGAGGCGCTGCGACTCGACCGCCCGGCTCAGGAGCCGGCGAGCGCGCCCGCCACCTCCTGA
- a CDS encoding carbohydrate ABC transporter permease, whose amino-acid sequence MSEHPIAERAGRLLLYLAVALVNLPVLVVVLNAFKNEADMASHELLPSGLTLDNFEIVRDSSLGTWMVNSFVVAGCGTLIAVTAAIFGGYALSRFRQRGLEGWSRLLLAVQMVPIVLTLLPLFLVMRRFALIDSYLGLIIIYGAFLLPFSTWIARSFFDSIPVDLEEAAWMDGCSRVQTLVRVVAPLAAPGLVSIGILCFITAWNEYLLASVFLRSNELLTVGVGLQLFSAQLTTQVGPVMAGATVAMIPSLLVYLVFQRYFVSGALAGAVKG is encoded by the coding sequence ATGAGCGAGCATCCGATCGCCGAACGCGCCGGCCGGCTGCTGCTGTACCTCGCGGTCGCGCTGGTCAACCTGCCGGTCCTCGTCGTCGTGCTGAACGCGTTCAAGAACGAGGCCGACATGGCCTCCCACGAGCTGCTGCCGTCCGGGCTGACGCTCGACAACTTCGAGATCGTGCGCGACTCGTCGCTCGGCACCTGGATGGTCAACAGCTTCGTCGTCGCCGGCTGCGGAACGCTGATCGCCGTCACGGCGGCGATCTTCGGCGGCTACGCGCTGTCGCGCTTCAGACAGCGCGGCCTGGAGGGCTGGTCGCGGCTGCTGCTCGCCGTCCAGATGGTGCCGATCGTGCTGACGCTGCTGCCGCTCTTCCTCGTGATGAGACGGTTCGCGCTGATCGACTCCTACCTCGGGCTGATCATCATCTACGGCGCGTTCCTGCTGCCGTTCTCGACCTGGATCGCGCGCAGCTTCTTCGACTCGATCCCGGTCGACCTGGAGGAGGCGGCGTGGATGGACGGCTGCTCGCGCGTGCAGACGCTCGTGCGCGTCGTCGCACCGCTGGCCGCGCCGGGCCTCGTCAGCATCGGGATCCTCTGCTTCATCACCGCGTGGAACGAGTACCTGCTCGCGAGCGTCTTCCTGCGCTCCAACGAGCTGCTGACCGTCGGCGTCGGGCTGCAGCTGTTCAGCGCGCAGCTGACGACGCAGGTCGGCCCCGTGATGGCCGGCGCGACGGTCGCGATGATCCCGTCGCTGCTCGTCTACCTGGTGTTCCAGCGCTACTTCGTCAGCGGCGCGCTCGCGGGCGCGGTGAAAGGGTGA
- a CDS encoding ABC transporter ATP-binding protein, giving the protein MAEIDVDRVTKVYADGTQAVSEVSLEIADGSFVVLVGPSGCGKTTLLRMIAGLERISDGEIRVGGEAVNDVPPSRRDIAMVFQSYALYPHMSVADNMAFGLRRRGASKAEATAAVRRAAGVLGLVELLEKKPRALSGGQRQRVAMGRAIVRQPRAFLMDEPLSNLDAKLRGHMRAEIARLQRDLGVTTVYVTHDQTEAMTLGDVVAVMNHGRIQQLGPPQELFERPCNLFVAAFMGSPTMNLVEASLERAGDGLALSFGEHRLELPRRVLAERPALHAYAGRRVALGIRPEDLVGAGETAVADACELEATVELRELLGRTTHLHFVVGGRQVVTDDTRAAADEAGEETAGGDGAGCRMIASVGSATGAAEGERVRLAVDPAALHVFDLGSGAAIREQAQEVAGALAGS; this is encoded by the coding sequence ATGGCTGAGATCGACGTCGACCGCGTCACGAAGGTCTACGCGGACGGCACGCAAGCGGTCTCCGAGGTGAGCCTGGAGATCGCCGACGGCAGCTTCGTCGTGCTCGTCGGCCCCTCAGGCTGCGGCAAGACGACGCTGCTGCGGATGATCGCCGGGCTGGAGCGGATCAGCGACGGCGAGATCCGCGTCGGCGGCGAGGCCGTCAACGACGTGCCGCCGAGCAGACGCGACATCGCGATGGTGTTCCAGAGCTACGCGCTCTACCCGCACATGTCGGTCGCCGACAACATGGCGTTCGGGCTGCGCCGCCGCGGCGCCTCGAAGGCCGAGGCCACCGCCGCGGTGCGGCGGGCCGCCGGGGTGCTCGGGCTGGTCGAGCTGCTGGAGAAGAAGCCGCGGGCGCTGTCGGGCGGGCAGCGCCAGCGCGTCGCGATGGGCCGCGCGATCGTGCGCCAGCCGCGCGCGTTCCTGATGGACGAGCCGTTGTCGAACCTCGACGCGAAGCTGCGCGGGCACATGCGCGCGGAGATCGCGCGGCTGCAGCGCGACCTCGGCGTCACGACCGTCTACGTGACGCACGACCAGACCGAGGCGATGACGCTGGGTGACGTGGTGGCGGTGATGAACCACGGCCGGATCCAGCAGCTCGGGCCTCCGCAGGAGCTGTTCGAGCGGCCGTGCAACCTGTTCGTCGCGGCGTTCATGGGCTCGCCGACGATGAACCTCGTCGAGGCGTCGCTGGAGCGCGCGGGCGACGGGCTCGCGCTCTCCTTCGGCGAGCACCGGCTGGAGCTGCCGCGGCGGGTGCTGGCGGAGCGGCCGGCGCTGCACGCGTACGCCGGCCGTCGCGTCGCGCTCGGGATCCGGCCCGAGGACCTCGTCGGCGCCGGCGAGACGGCCGTCGCCGACGCGTGCGAGCTGGAGGCGACGGTCGAGCTGCGCGAGCTGCTCGGTCGCACGACGCACCTGCACTTCGTCGTCGGTGGGCGCCAGGTCGTGACCGACGACACGCGCGCGGCGGCCGACGAGGCCGGCGAGGAGACGGCGGGCGGGGACGGCGCCGGCTGCCGCATGATCGCGAGCGTCGGCAGCGCGACCGGCGCCGCCGAGGGCGAGCGCGTGCGGCTGGCGGTCGACCCCGCCGCGCTGCACGTCTTCGACCTCGGCAGCGGCGCGGCGATCCGGGAGCAGGCTCAGGAGGTGGCGGGCGCGCTCGCCGGCTCCTGA
- a CDS encoding glycoside hydrolase family protein, translating to MRRPRLARRRAALGIGGALLALAIGPLTSTALAVPAPVCNQAAAPDPWWGVTAPPLVFGTVIGTGTYATELGMGAGAPDRPAKIERALDRLQGGSKPFIVKASSWFNDAGDRGAIGDFPANPVQYTTATRRLEVVLWFNSKSRDRAGWVRYVRAKVRELAPHAATFVIGEEANVPLGPPWGLMPVEAIVDGVLAAKDELRRMGNNRTKVGFNAAESIAPDGGRSFFDEIRRVGNRDFRRAVDFVGLDAYPGAFGPYVPGFDYRAEMARALRNARYCLIRAAGFPDSMPLHVTENGFGTGGDRSAEAQVEALGQLIKAVHDYRGVYNIRAYEQWGLRDDRSDLGDPFVALGLLRDDYTPKPSFDLYRNLIRTLGARSTDPAVEITTAPPAVTTRRTARFAFRSIPANAAFECRLDGGRWEPCGADRRYAGLAVGRHRFEVRAIGEGIRVVRPADAHAWRVERESEPRR from the coding sequence ATGAGGAGACCCCGACTCGCGCGGCGCCGCGCCGCGCTCGGGATCGGCGGCGCGTTGCTCGCGCTCGCGATAGGCCCGCTGACGAGCACCGCGCTCGCAGTGCCGGCGCCGGTCTGCAACCAGGCCGCCGCGCCGGACCCCTGGTGGGGCGTCACCGCTCCGCCGCTCGTGTTCGGGACGGTGATCGGCACGGGGACGTACGCGACCGAGCTGGGCATGGGCGCTGGCGCCCCCGACCGGCCGGCGAAGATCGAGCGGGCGCTCGACCGGCTTCAGGGCGGCAGCAAGCCGTTCATCGTCAAGGCGTCGAGCTGGTTCAACGACGCCGGCGACAGAGGGGCGATCGGCGACTTCCCGGCGAACCCGGTGCAGTACACGACCGCTACCCGGCGGCTCGAGGTCGTGCTGTGGTTCAACAGCAAGAGCCGCGACCGTGCGGGCTGGGTGCGGTACGTGCGCGCCAAGGTCCGCGAGCTGGCGCCGCACGCGGCGACGTTCGTGATCGGCGAGGAGGCGAACGTCCCGCTCGGGCCGCCGTGGGGCCTGATGCCGGTCGAGGCGATCGTCGACGGCGTGCTCGCCGCGAAGGACGAGCTGCGGCGGATGGGCAACAACCGCACGAAGGTCGGCTTCAACGCCGCCGAGAGCATCGCGCCTGACGGCGGCCGCTCGTTCTTCGACGAGATCCGGCGGGTCGGCAACCGCGACTTCCGGCGTGCTGTCGACTTCGTCGGGCTCGACGCCTACCCCGGCGCGTTCGGCCCGTACGTGCCCGGCTTCGACTACCGCGCCGAGATGGCGAGAGCGCTGCGCAACGCCCGCTACTGCCTGATCCGTGCCGCCGGCTTCCCCGACTCGATGCCGTTGCATGTGACCGAGAACGGCTTCGGGACCGGCGGCGACCGCTCGGCCGAGGCGCAGGTCGAGGCGCTCGGCCAGCTGATCAAGGCGGTCCACGACTACCGCGGCGTCTACAACATCCGCGCGTACGAGCAGTGGGGTCTGCGCGACGATCGCAGCGACCTCGGCGACCCCTTCGTCGCGCTCGGTCTGCTGAGAGACGACTACACGCCGAAGCCGTCGTTCGACCTCTATCGCAACCTGATCCGGACGCTCGGCGCGCGCTCGACCGATCCCGCGGTCGAGATCACCACTGCGCCGCCGGCCGTGACGACGCGGAGGACGGCGAGATTCGCGTTCCGCTCGATCCCCGCGAACGCGGCGTTCGAGTGCCGGCTGGACGGTGGCCGCTGGGAGCCGTGCGGTGCCGACCGGCGCTACGCCGGCCTCGCGGTCGGGAGACACCGTTTCGAGGTGCGCGCGATCGGCGAGGGCATCCGCGTCGTGCGTCCTGCCGACGCCCACGCGTGGCGTGTCGAGCGGGAGAGCGAGCCGAGACGCTGA
- a CDS encoding TetR/AcrR family transcriptional regulator — MSPGARSRTAVQARTRRAILDAAVRVLSRDFGAPLAEIAGAAGVGRTTLHRYFPERGDLLQAISADALERADLAIARARLEEGPALEALERLCQELFELGDVLMLLFNEPRLMEDPAWEEESDSDRAILAAIGRGHAEGTIDPEQPAAWIQLAMWSLLYTAWEHARVNEASKHDALSLCLRAFRRAIAV; from the coding sequence ATGAGCCCCGGCGCAAGATCCAGAACGGCGGTCCAGGCCCGCACCCGCCGCGCGATCCTCGACGCCGCGGTCAGGGTGCTGTCGAGAGACTTCGGCGCCCCGCTCGCCGAGATCGCCGGAGCGGCCGGCGTCGGGCGGACGACCCTGCACCGCTACTTCCCCGAGCGCGGCGACCTGCTGCAGGCGATCTCCGCCGACGCGCTGGAGCGGGCCGACCTCGCGATCGCGCGCGCCCGCCTGGAGGAGGGGCCGGCGCTGGAGGCGCTGGAACGGCTCTGCCAGGAGCTGTTCGAGCTCGGCGACGTGCTGATGCTGCTGTTCAACGAACCGCGGCTGATGGAAGATCCGGCCTGGGAGGAGGAGTCCGACTCCGATCGTGCGATCCTCGCCGCGATCGGCCGCGGCCACGCCGAGGGGACGATCGACCCCGAGCAGCCGGCCGCGTGGATCCAGCTGGCGATGTGGTCGCTGCTCTACACCGCGTGGGAGCACGCGCGCGTCAACGAGGCGTCCAAGCACGACGCGCTGAGCCTCTGCCTCCGCGCGTTCCGCAGAGCGATCGCGGTGTGA
- a CDS encoding right-handed parallel beta-helix repeat-containing protein: MTCAASGGTALAANGDGPGERDGRVQHKRSSWSVAPDGRGQACTRWRPCQLETAREQVRAAAPAMSGDLRVELAGGTYELSSTFVLGAADSGRNGHDVVYAAAPGAEPVLSGGRTVRNWRLVDPAKRIWRADVGALDTRQLYAEGVRVRRAVHVPGLPGEVNRTATGFRTTSTAPQSWAAPTDVELVWRSRDAGIFDWSEARCRVTGISGDASGTDVRLAQPCFDNSVAVFASDVAGGREKLRAPSWSENSPSFLADETRPGRWTIERGRHGNAIHYAARPGEDPRRRSFVAATGETLVRIGGTVAEPAHDIVVRGLRLSETTWLGPDSGYGYPNIIGNAYAIAPDALDPGNFNRGEAYPPGALELDKAHDVRVEGNRLERLGGIGVRIQSTARATIDGNVVRDVSAGAILIGRNGPLLEGDAVDNTISNNVLDTIGAEYGSSSGIYLNIPIRTTMRNNLITNTAYSGVTLGGTWHDIGATEGNGILDNHVANVLRRGNDGGGIYSVYRQGTSYENGLLVEGNVVRDTRRDAIGFGLYSDIGSDFTTSRGNVSTGFAFGGGGCALPYLNEIRSTGNWLHGQYGRYGFPDIYWVCDGPVTNVEVDNHRLAEPDPAADCAARAACAEIVAGAGLEPGYERLLTGGYSFDDVPTFEDLRDDSFLVDSVHAGLDFGRGQWVAAYGTPGYATASHARFSSGDAGPRTITPLRGVGLSSLVLEGPGTYTISDGTTTRSGRLRGAGRPLQVRTGFRSPGATVSLTFSDGQQVVVDDLRIAR, from the coding sequence GTGACCTGCGCGGCGAGCGGCGGGACCGCGCTCGCGGCGAACGGCGACGGCCCCGGCGAACGCGACGGCCGTGTCCAGCACAAGCGCAGCAGCTGGAGCGTGGCGCCGGACGGGCGCGGGCAGGCGTGCACGCGCTGGCGCCCGTGTCAGCTGGAGACGGCGCGCGAGCAGGTCCGCGCCGCCGCTCCCGCGATGAGCGGCGACCTGCGCGTCGAGCTGGCCGGCGGGACCTACGAGCTGTCGAGCACCTTCGTGCTCGGCGCCGCCGACTCCGGTCGCAACGGCCACGACGTCGTCTACGCGGCGGCGCCCGGCGCCGAGCCCGTGCTGTCCGGCGGTCGCACGGTACGCAACTGGAGACTCGTCGACCCGGCCAAGCGGATCTGGCGCGCCGACGTCGGCGCGCTCGACACGCGCCAGCTCTACGCCGAAGGCGTGCGCGTGCGGCGCGCCGTCCACGTTCCGGGGCTGCCGGGCGAGGTCAATCGCACCGCGACCGGCTTCCGCACGACGAGCACCGCGCCGCAGTCGTGGGCGGCGCCGACCGACGTCGAGCTGGTCTGGCGCAGCAGAGACGCAGGCATCTTCGACTGGTCGGAGGCGCGCTGCCGCGTCACCGGCATCAGCGGCGACGCCTCGGGGACGGACGTCAGACTCGCGCAGCCGTGCTTCGACAATTCCGTCGCGGTCTTCGCGTCGGACGTCGCGGGCGGCAGAGAGAAGCTGAGAGCGCCGAGCTGGAGCGAGAACAGCCCGAGCTTCCTCGCCGACGAGACGCGGCCCGGCCGCTGGACGATCGAGCGCGGCAGACACGGCAACGCGATCCACTACGCGGCCCGCCCCGGCGAGGACCCGCGTCGTCGCAGCTTCGTCGCGGCGACCGGCGAGACGCTCGTCAGGATCGGCGGCACCGTCGCCGAGCCGGCGCACGACATCGTCGTCCGCGGCCTGCGGCTGTCGGAGACGACCTGGCTCGGTCCGGACAGCGGCTACGGCTACCCCAACATCATCGGCAACGCCTACGCGATCGCGCCGGACGCGCTCGATCCCGGCAACTTCAACAGAGGCGAGGCGTACCCGCCCGGCGCGCTGGAGCTGGACAAGGCGCACGACGTGCGGGTCGAGGGCAACCGCCTGGAGCGGCTCGGCGGCATCGGCGTGCGGATCCAGAGCACCGCCCGCGCGACGATCGACGGCAACGTCGTGCGCGACGTCTCCGCCGGCGCGATCCTGATCGGCCGCAACGGCCCGCTGCTGGAGGGCGACGCCGTCGACAACACGATCTCGAACAACGTGCTCGACACGATCGGCGCCGAGTACGGCAGCTCGTCAGGGATCTACCTGAACATCCCGATCCGCACGACGATGCGGAACAACCTGATCACGAACACCGCCTACAGCGGTGTCACTCTCGGCGGCACCTGGCACGACATCGGCGCGACCGAGGGCAACGGGATCCTCGACAACCACGTCGCGAACGTGCTGCGGCGCGGCAATGACGGCGGCGGCATCTACAGCGTCTACAGACAGGGCACGTCGTACGAGAACGGCCTGCTGGTCGAGGGCAACGTCGTGCGCGACACGCGCCGCGACGCGATCGGCTTCGGCCTCTACTCCGACATCGGCAGCGACTTCACGACGAGCCGCGGCAACGTCTCGACCGGGTTCGCGTTCGGAGGCGGCGGCTGCGCGCTGCCGTACCTGAACGAGATCAGAAGCACCGGCAACTGGCTGCACGGGCAGTATGGGAGATACGGGTTCCCGGACATCTACTGGGTCTGCGACGGGCCGGTCACGAACGTCGAGGTCGACAACCACAGACTCGCCGAGCCCGACCCGGCGGCCGACTGCGCGGCGAGAGCGGCATGCGCGGAGATCGTCGCGGGCGCGGGGCTCGAGCCCGGCTACGAGCGCCTCCTGACGGGCGGCTACTCGTTCGACGACGTGCCGACGTTCGAGGACCTCAGAGACGACTCGTTCCTCGTCGACAGCGTCCACGCCGGGCTCGACTTCGGCCGCGGACAGTGGGTCGCGGCGTACGGCACGCCCGGCTACGCGACCGCGTCGCACGCTCGCTTCTCCAGCGGCGACGCCGGGCCGCGGACGATCACGCCGCTGAGAGGCGTCGGGCTCTCCTCGCTCGTGCTCGAAGGCCCCGGCACGTACACGATCAGCGACGGCACCACGACCCGCAGCGGCAGGCTGCGCGGCGCCGGCCGCCCGCTGCAGGTGCGGACCGGCTTCAGATCCCCGGGAGCGACGGTCTCGCTCACCTTCAGCGACGGCCAGCAGGTCGTCGTCGACGACCTGCGCATCGCGCGCTAG